ATTATGAGAGCTTCTAAGTGTTTTAACCGTGATGAAGCACACGAACAAAGTAAAAAGGAGTGAAGTAACCGTAAGTATTTGAGAGAGAAGAGAAATTTGAGAATTTAAGAGAATGAGAGGATTTGTGAGATTGAGAGAATGAAAGAAATGTTTGTATTGAATTGTGTGTTTAATTGTGTAACATACATGGTGTATTTAAAGGAAACAAAAGCAATAAGCACTCAATGGTGGAAGAATAAATAACTAGTAGTGGACTAGCCACTCCTCCCCATTTGGTAAGTGATATGGCCACTCCTCCCACTTCCTCCACTAACTAGTATTGGACTAGCCACTCCTCCCTATTTGGTAAGTGATATGGCCACTTCTCCTACTTCCTCTATTATTCCCTTTGTTTAATTCTTCATGTCAACAGGCCCGGGACTTTGATTCCAGAGAAAGTTAAGGCGAAGATCGTGATGTGCGATAGAGGAGTGAACGCTAGGGTTCAGAAAGGAGAGGTGGTGAAGGCTGCCGGCGGACTCGGGATGATTCTCGCTAACACGGCGGAGAACGGAGAGTAGCTTGTGGCGGATGCTCATTTGTTACCTGCCACCGCGGTATGAGAGAAGGCCGGTGATATTATCCGGCATTACGTCTTAACCGATCCGAATCCAACCGCTTCGGTTTTGATTCGAGGGACCGTTGTTAACGTCCAGCCGTGTCTGGTTGTTGCGGCGTTTAGCTCGAGAGGACCTAATTCGATCACACCCGATATTATTAAACCGGATTTAATCGCACCGGGAGTTAATATCCTCGCCGGTTGGACCGGATCCAAGGGACCTACCGGTCTAGCTTCCGATGCTAGACGCGTGGAGTTCAACATCATCTCAGGAACGTCCATGTCTTGCCCTCACGTGAGCGGTTTAGCTGCGCTTCTCAACTCCGTGCATCCGGAGTGGAGCCCGGCGGCGATCAGATCGGCTCTCATGACCACCGCTTACAAAACTTACAACGACGGGAAACCGATCATCGACGTCACGACAGGGAAACCTTCAACGCCGTTTGACCATGGCGCAGGACACGTGTTGCCGACGACGGCGATCAATCCGGGACTTATTTACGATCTAACGACGGTGGATTACTTAGGCTTCCTCTGTGCATTGAATTACACACCGTCGCAGATCACAAGTGTGTCGAGACGCAATTACACTTGCGATCCGAGTAAATCCTACTCCGTCGCTCATCTAAACTATCCGTCGTTCGCCGTTAACGTTGACGGATCCAGCGTGTTCAAGTACACGCGCACTGTCACGAGCGTGGGAGGAGCCGGGTCTTACTCGGTTAAAGTAAATTCGGAGACTACTGATGTGAAGATTTCGGTTGAACCAGCGGTTTTGAATTTCAAAGATATAAACGAGAAGAAATCGCATTCAGTGACGTTTACAGTAAACTCGTCCAAGGCATCTAGGTCTAATAGCTTCGGGAGCATCGAATGGTCAGATGGGAAACACGTGGTGGCTAGTCCCGTAGCGATTAGCTGGACATAGTTGTAAATTGAGACAAAATTAAAGGGCTTGATGGAAAGAATAAAGTCACGGACCTTGTAGTGCCCTTCTTTGTAATAGCTCTTTGTTTTCTCTTTGCTATCTCAAAAAAGTAAATATTCTCCGGCCACAAGGATAAGCTGGGTGTCTCTACAAATCCACACTAACTGGTAGTGTATAATAACTATTTTGATTTACTAGGTTAAAGCAAAAGTTCTTTTCTGAGATATGAACTTATAGTCATGACTAGAATTTGGTTGGTTATTGGGTTTTTGAAGGATGGTATAAGATAATAGGTTTTATATTGTTGGGTTCAATATAGAATAACATCTTATTATTTCTCTCTAGATTTTTTAAAGGAAAATTAGGTCAAATGACCAAAAAAACTACAATACATTAACTAATCAAAACTTTACCCTTTCTTCCTATCTCTTTCTACCTTGTACAAATCTATTTTTTTAATTATTTCACATATAAACCCTTTACATATACGTAGAAAATTTAATTATTTTTTTACTGATTAAGTGTGAGCTCTGTGGATCAAATCTTCCTTATTCTCATCCTCCACATGGTGATAGCAACGACTTTTTCAATCACCATCTTTGATGAAGACCATGACAGAGCTCCTGGCCTTGGGTGGAAGCTCACTGTGAGGAACCTTAGTTCCTTGGGGAATGTAGCTGGACCACCGATAGTAGGAGAGAAAGAGAAGAATTTACTCCAACTGAAGACCAAGCAATACTTGATGAGTTTAAGAAGTTTCGCACTAAATGTCTGGTCCAGTATCAGAGGTGCTTACGAAGATGTACTCAGTTAACATCAAAGACCGTTACATGACAATGACCAGTAAAAATTCCAAAGCCTCTGATAAGAAACGCCCGTTTGTTTTCTTCAGCTGAAGACCAAACAATGTTTGGGGGGCTTTAAAAAGTATGGTCCTAAAAACTGGGCCAAGATCGTACGTACTTACAAGGACGTCTATCAGAGCTCGTTAGTCACGGGAGAATTACAAACAGTGCCTCTTGCTCTTCCAAAGCCAAAGACGCTGCTTGCCCAGTCTACCTGGAAGTTAATGTGAATTCTAAAGAAAGACGTGAATGGTGAAAACAATTGAGTACTGGAGTCCTTTCTGAACAAATTTTGATAAGAGCAGAACCATAATCCCATAGATGTTGGATTTATTAATGGGCCTATGTCAACTGAATGTCTAAACACAAGATAGTTGTAATGGGCCGATCACTATCCAATAAATTCATCCATTTGGGCTGAACCCATTTCACCTATTATCAAAATCCAATAGTGCACGTTCCTAGCTCGAACGAAAATGATAGATACCCTTTTTTGCCAATAGGGCTATGAGTCCTCGTGAATACGTAGGTTCCAACTACACAATGCCTAGCGCAGCAGAGTTCAAATAGTAAGAGACGGCCCAAGTTGACTAAGTCAAAGTCTTGGCTTTAATGTTGATTGGGAGAGAGATGAAATTGTTGGAACTCGTTTTTTACGAAATGGTTTTAGACCATTTTCCGGTAAGTTTTCGGACGAAGACGTTCGTTGGAATAACCGAATGTTTGACACTATGAAATAGTGTACTTGTATGTCAAAATCGGAGTTGGTTTTGAATAAGAAATGAATGTCTAAAATGGATTATTTATAAAATATCAATATTAGAAATATGAGGTTTAATTCCTCTTTTATTTAAAATGGAGAAAATATATTAAAGTTTAACACTTTGATTGTATAAGAAAAGATATTTGGACCATAAATAAATTTCATGTTTTGGTCTTCTTGGTCTCAGTCTTTATTTTGGACTTTGTGGTTGACAAAAGTTAAAATAGAAATGGGAAAATATCTTTTCTAATAATAATGGACATGGTCAACATGATTTAAGAGAATGAATGCAAAGTTGATTTTAATTTTGTAACTTCTGCTTAAATGCACATCCATATTATAATGAGAGAATAATTCTCAAATCTCCATATTAATTACCTTACATTGAAGGTGTGGTTTATGACAAACGTATGGTTTGGTCTGTGGGCAATATAATAGCTATTGGTCTTCTCATTACAAGTGATTTTGAATACAACAACAAAGAAAAAAAAAACAATATCTCCCATTATGAATAATTATGTTTATTTTTTATTTATTTTGAGTCTGAAAGTACAACACAAAATTAGGATCGATAGATTCTGTTTTTCGGTGATGGTAAACAGAAACAATGCTGCAGTTTTATCTTGGGAATCTGAGCGCCATGAATCCGTCACACTACGGAACGTTTAAAGATTTAAGGAAAGAAATTAACTATCTCGACTCTGCAATTCGTTTTTACTCTGATATTTCGGTATTGTAATTTTAATATATGTTCTTATTATTCTTTACAAATATCATTTGTGCTATGGTAGTAAAATAAGGTTCCTACAAAAATGGCACCAGTTTAGTGAATCATTCACATAATTTATCGATGATCATTAACATTCTTATAAAGAAAAAAGCTTATTTCGAGTATTTTATTAAATTTTATCATCGTCTCTAGGTTCATGGACTGAGATTGCTCACTCGATTTTCTCTACACATTTCTTAAAAGAATTTGTAATATTCATTGTAACAGTTTCTAAGCTCTCACTTGTCTACGCCATTCTCCCAACCAGGCTCGGTTCTATGGGTGTGCCCAAAGTGCATTTGCACTGGACCCCAAAATTTTTACCTAGTTTTAGTTATAATTTAGGGCCCGTTTTTTAAAATTTAGGGCCCTTTTTGAAATTATTTTACATTATTTATGCACTGGGCCTTCTTAAACATTGAGACGGGCCTGCTCCCAACACCAATTTTACTTAATCGGAAACATTCCATTATCCCACAATACCATTACGGTCTCTCTGCATCTCCGCCATGTAACTCCTCACCTCCGCATTAATCATCTCCTGCACCAACACCATAAACTCGCCGCCGTCTCCAGCAAACGACTTCCCCATTTCCTCAATCGCACCTCGGAATCCACCGGAAAACGGTAGGAACGATTCTGCGTTTTTGTTTTGGCGGCGGCTTAAAGTGTTGATATTAGTTGAGTCCTCGCTAACGTCAGCACCAGGAAGCGACAAGCTCAGGGAAGTCGCTGGGTCACCAGAAGACGACGACGTTTCGGTGGGAAGCGGACAGGGGTGTCAGTTGGGTTGGACCACACCCAAATGGGTACGCCCAATGGGTATTTGTTTTTCCTGGTCTCAAGACACCCACACCCACATCTAGCCCACACCCTGTCTAGCCCACACCCAACTTAACCCAACACCCATATGACCAACCCAAGCTTTCCCATGATTAGCAACTCTGTTTAAGCCCAATTTAATGTCAAAAAATTATCTCTCAAATCTGCTGAATGTTTAATTTGTATTTGTTCACCTCTAATACAAATATGATGTAAAAAAATGTGGATACAATTTTAAGGTTTTGAACTCATTATCTCTCAAATTCTGAATACAAATTATCTCTCAAATGTGGATACAATTTTAAGGTTTTGATAGCTCTGTTTTATACTTTTATGTAAAAAAAAAATATAACTCTCTGATTTATTGATTCACTTCTTCTCAGCTTCCAGCTTCTCTACTTGTCCTCAGCCTGCAAAAAGGAAAAAAATAAGGTTCAACATCTACGGTTCAACCTACTAAAGCAACACATGTTTAACACAAAAGAAGACACATGAAAGCATACGATTGTTGTATGTAGATAAAAGTTAAAAAAGGAGCTCATGGAAAATCAAAGTAGAAAATTAAAAAAAAAAGAGAGATAAAAATGATAAGGACATTATCGGCGGGAGATAGAAGTACGTAGGAGACCAACTTTGTGCAGCTTGTCCTTTGTTTTTATTCTGGTAGCATAAGATTCTTTTTTTTTTTTGGCTCAACAACAAACTTTCCATTAACCAATATTGTTCAGACCTACATCATAGTTCAGTCCTACAGAAGGCATATCAGCCTCTAACACTGGTTTCAACCAACTTGGCACCATAGAATACAACTTAGGAACATGATTCAAAAGAGAAAAAGCTTCCTTTGCTATCCTATCTGCCGTTTTGTTACCGTCTCTAGAGAAAAACTCTACTTTGTAGCTCCGGTTCTTCTGAAGGGATTGGGTGATGTCTTGGATGATCGGTTGTATCTTTCACAAAAGAAGACACATGCTTTTCCTGTTCATAAATCTTCAACACATCAGAAGCTGCTGTGTTTCTACTCCAATACTCAATACTGGAATTAGCATAAGTAAAAGCCATTTTAATCCTCTTATACTCTACAAACCTATAAGGCAGATCATGCTCTATAATGGCCATTGCTATCATCTCACGGAACACCATCATATCCACCTTCCTAGAACTACTTCTAGGTGTTCCAGGTGTTCCAACAGCTTTTGGACATACCTTCAAATGACGAGACATGGTTGAGGTTCCATTTTTGCGAAGCTTAATGAAGTAGAACCTTTTACAAAGGTTGCATCTGATCTTGGTTTTACCATCAGGCCGCTGTCCTCCAATTATAGTAAACTTTAACCACAACCTAGCTCTACGGCGTGACTGAGCATGTCTTGGTGGCGTGCCTCTGTTAGCCTCTGAAATCTCAATAACTTCATGATCTTCTATATCTTCATCCATCAAATCATTCTGACCATCATCATTCAAGTCTATCGCTTCCATTTTCTGAAACAGCAAAATATTTAAATGAGAAAGGAGCAGTACATTATCTACTAGCAAGTGAAGACAATCTATAAAAGATACACATAATAATACTAGCAAACTGTGAACACAGAAACATGAACATAGAAAACCCACAACAATAACGAGACTGACTCAAGTTAAGAGAATAAAAGTTGAGTAGAATCTCAGAAACATGAACACACAAAACCCACAAGGCCACAACACATAACGAGACTACTCAGTTATGCAAACNNNNNNNNNNNNNNNNNCCAAAGAGGACAGACCTACCTCCCATTGCCACTCTGCACCAATGTTACTTCAGTATGAATCAGAATTTTTTACTAAAGGAATTAAAAGCCTGAAGAGTACTCTTTAGTTATCCATCTTTGAATCTGGCCTGAAGGATGTACCAGCAACCAAAGGAACTAAAAAGACACGAGAACATTCTACTAAGTTCTCAAGCTCCAAATGCTCTAAGGGAAACTCAAGGTGAAGACAGACAAGGCTACAAAAAAAATAGTGAGCAACCAGGATCCACTTCACTTTAGATAATAAACAGAGAAGGTTTAGGAGTTGCATGATCAAGGGAAATAGGACGAAGATAGCACAAGCACGACTCTGGGTTAGCGAAGAGAAAGAGCAACACAGGAAGGAAATGTTTCCCAAGAATCAATACTTGTAGATCCAAGGCTCTCAGACTCACCTTGAATCTCTGAGACACACAACAACTCCGAAGATGATTCTCCAAGAAGCCTCCTTTTGCCAACTCAAAAGACTGACTCATGAGCACGGTTCACCAAATCCAAACACGTGTCAGATGGATTATTAACCTATTTTTGCATTACCACCTAGATTCTTCAAAGTCTTTTCGCAAAACTATAAACAGAAACCCAATCAAATAAAGCTAAAGAAGAATCAATAATCACCAGAGAAAGCATTCAAGGATGAAGAGATAAAAATCGAAGGATGAAGAGATAAACCGAGATGGATGAAGAGATAAACCAGAGAAATCATGGTTGGAGAAGACGAATCGAGATGAAGAGAAGCCTCAAGGATCTTTCATCGCGAGAAGAAGATTTTTCATCAGGGAATCGTAAAATGGAAAAATCTGATTTTCCCCAAAATTAAAAAACCTAATTTTTTAATGTATTGGGTTAACCCAGTGGCAAATTCGGTTTTGTAGCCCAACTGGACCATTAAGTTATGGGTTCACCCAACACCCACCCAACACAGTCTGGACTGGGTCAGACCCATGGACACCCAACCAATTGACAGCCCTAGAAGCGGACCACCCGCGCGTGGAACGGGCCTGAAAAGCCCAACAGAGGGCAAAACCGGTATTGTACTCGAATCGCTGACACCAGATCCAGTTGGGCTTCCTGGGCTCATGTAAAGCCCATTAGCAACAGGTGGGCCGCCGTCGCTCACCGATCTCTTCGGCGGTCAAAACCACCGCATTTCCTCTTGAGCGTCGAGTTCCAGTGATTCTTTACGGAGCCGTACGACCATTGAGAAGACGAGCAATCGTCACCCATTTGTTACCGAACTGCTCGTGCGGTCGACCTGCGGCGAAAGCTGGTTGCACCACCGTAACCGACATGATTTTCCTGATCTACCGGGAATATATTTGCTAATCACCGTCCAGTTTCTTGGACCGTATTTAACCACGAGCCTGCGAAGCTGCTCGTCTTCTTCAGGACTCCATGGACCTTTAATCCGATCCGCCATTGATTTTTTTTTTCTAAAATAAAGATTTATTTCGGAATTTATAGTGATTTTCTCTCTGTAATTGTTGATTGAGAGAGATGTTTAACACATGAAGTTCGAGGACAAAACTATTTATACAGCAGTTCTAAGGAAATAGTTTAACCGGAAACCGGTTTAGTCTGGGCAACGCTTCTTCCACGCAAGCGGTTCTCCAAAGATTGCTTTTTCCTTCCTTGGTTAAGGCTGATGCATCTTCGGGCTTTCTTCAATCATTAAAGGTGTCTGTAGCTACATGCAGGAAAATCGATTGGTTGGAAGCGGTTGATTTTGATTGAAATCTTTATTTGTGAAGCAAGAACTCTTGACTCGATCTTTTGGCGTTTTTGGTGTTTCGAATGCTATGGTTTGCTCTCGACTAGGGTCGATTGATGCTCACCGACTTATGGTATTACTGCGACAAAAGACTTGGAGTTGTGGCTTGGTTATTGCCAGAGTCATCTCGACGGCTTCTTCTCTTCGACGTCCTGTTTCCGGTGTGTCCGGTGGATCGGCGGCGAGTTGTTCCGGCGATGACTCTCCAGTCGTGGTGTCGATGGTTTGGTCAACACGTGTTTCTCGTTCGCTCCGTGTTCAACACGTGTTGCGTGTTGTAGATCGAGTCATCGACTCTATTGGGCTCTTTTGATCTTGGGCTTTTATGCCTCTTGTTGTTTTGTTGTTTTAGTTTGGCTCGGTTTTTTGGGCCGTATGTTTTCTTGTGAACTGGGTTCGAGCTAATAATATATTTTCAGTGGAAAAAAAAGGTATAGAGGAGCGTGGGGATCAATCAAAGTCAATTTGCTAGGCTTGTTGCTGTACGCGCATAAAAAGAGAGTGGTGAAAGTGGGTCGTTAAAGAGACAAAATCTCGAAACCCAACTAGCAAAGCTATGATAATATTCGCACATTTTGAGTTGAATTTAAATTAAATTAAAAAAAAAAGACGATAACGGTTAGGTTCGGGTAAGGACAGTTTTTTATGTTTAGTCCGACTTTAGAATAGCAGAAGACAAACCACCTCCACAAACTTTCTATAATATCTACTTTACATAACCGGTTTTCCGGGTGGAAAAACTAATCAAATTGTCTACGAAACTGTATAGAAAGAAGCAAATTGTCATTAAAAAGGGAAAAAAATATTAATAGGCAAACACACAACATACCTAATCCATGTATGTAATCATGTTCTTGGCAAGACTAATGTTAACCTTGTTTTAACTGAGTAAATCAAACAAGTTACAATCTAGTTTAACTGAGTAAACTGAATCTAAAACTAAATACAGTAGTTGCCAAAAAAAAAAAACCAAATACAGTATAACCTCTATTAATACTCTATAAATTAAACAATAACAATAAATTTTTTTTTTTCTATTGGCTTTGCTAATATGGACTATCTATTTTGGAGAATTAATCCAAAGATGAAGGATCATCAGTTTGCATGAATACTATGGTACATTTGGAAAAGTCGGAACAATAAAGTTTTCAGTAATCTTGATATTGATCCGAGGGAAACACTTCGATTAGCAGAAGTCGAATCAACACTTTGGGCTGAGGCACATGTTAGTAACAACAGGTGTGCACATGAAGTACATGTTAGGCCTAACGTATGAACCATAGGAAGATGGTGTTTCACAGATGGTTCTTGGAAAGATAACAATCTATTTTCAGGGCAATGTTGGCTCAGTACAATACCAGGTTTGATGGTTTACTAGGAGCAAGGAATGTAAGGGCATGTCTTTTACCGCTTCATGCAGAGATGGAGACATTAATTTGGGCAATGGAATGCATGAGAAACTTAAGACGGTTTCAGGTTACGTTTACAACGGATTATTTTCAATTGGTGAAGATGGTTTCAGAACCAAAGGAATGACCAGCATTTTTTTTTTTTGAAAGAATGTTAAATTTTTATTCAATCAAAAAGCCTTGTTACAACTAAGTGTGGACCTGGTTAATACAAATTTCCAGCAACCTTAACTCATATAATTCCTATACTCTTGTTTGGAACCAAAATTGAAGAGCTCCCACCATACCCCTTCCTCCATTCCTTCTCATCAGGCTGAGCCTGTTTCTAACACCCTTATCTGTGAGCTTCTTAATCATAGACAGCGGCATTGGTTTTTCTCCATGTCTGATCCTATTTCTTTCTCTCCAAATTGCATAGACTGCAGCTTGAAATGCATATCTAATACAAAATAACCTCTTCTTATCACCTCTACTGTTTGAAATCATCAGCACAAGTGAAGGCCAGACGTTAGTATAAGAATTCATTAGAATTCCACTGCTGAGATGACTCCACAACTGCGATGAAAATTCACATTCAAAGAATAAATGATTACGGGTTTCTGCAGCAGCCTTACATAACACACAGATAGTATCAGCTCCCCTGCACCACTTTGATATCCTGTCCATAGTAGAGAGCCTGTCCAGCATAGCTAACCAAGATACAAATGCAAACTTCGGAGTAGCCATAGAGAACCAAACCCCCCGCGCCCAATTGAATTGCTCATTGGACCCTCTTATCATTCGCCAAGTATCGTTTGTTGAGAACGTTTCTTTATGCCCAGAGCTTCCTTTCCAGAGACTAACATCATCCACTTCTCTCTGAATGCAAACCCTAGCAGAATCCAACTCAGCTTCAACTTCCTTTGAAATACCAGAACGATGGTTACGTCTCCTTCTCATATTTAGAGCAGCTTCAGCAAGAGTAGCATCCTTCCTGATACCCATATCAATGATACCCCTATCACCCAACAAATCCATTAGCCCACCCTTTAAGGACCAGTTATCATACCAAAAGGAAATGTGACGGCCATTCCCAATCTAAACCTTATAGAAGGACTTTGCTAGAGGCCTGAGCTTAAGCATCTTCCTCCACATCCAAGATCCAACTTGCATATTAGCTTTTACTTCCCAGAAACTCTTTTCCTTTAGTAAATTTGTTTTTACCCAACTCCCCCACAGGGAATCACCAGAAAGCATTCTCCATATAAGCTTCAATCCGTAGACAATATTAACCTCTTTCAGAGAGCGCAAACCCAGACCTCCCTCACTCTTTAGCTTACAAATCTCATTCCATGATACCTTAGCACCCGAGGACTTTAACACTGGACCTGACCATAGAAACGAGGCACAGATCTGCTTCAACTCTTTAACACACTTGCTTGGGAGTCTAAACACCGATGCCCAAAAATTAATCATACTAACCAGCACAGATTTGATCAACTGGAGTCGGCCAGCGTAAGATAAATGACGACATGTCCAGGTTCCAACTCTACTTCTCACTCTCTCAATCAAAGGAAGATAATCTGGCCTTCTCATAGCCTGGGTCATTAACGGTAGACCCAAATACCTGACAGGTAATGTACCCTCTGCAAATGGAAAATTAACCAAAATTCTTCTTTTTTCCTCATCATCAACTCCAGCCATATAAACTGTAGATTTCTCAATACTAATTTTCAACCCCGACCACTTTGCAAACTCCCCAAAAACATACAGAGCACCCTCAATGGATTCTTTCGTACCCTCCACAAAAACCATCAAATCATCCGCAAAGCATAAATGAGTGAGAGATAGAGCTTTGCACCTAGGATGCAGCTTGAATTTCTTCATACTCACCGCCTGGTCTATCTTGAGAGACAATATATTCATGCACAATACAAAGAGGTACGGCGAGAGAGAACAACCCTGTCTCAACCCTCTCCTACTTTGGAAGTACCCTGCAAGCTCACCATTCACTTGAACAGAGAAAGAAGGGTTAGTTATGCAGAGTTTGATCCAATGAATGAATCTCATTGGAAAACCCATAGCCTCAAGACTCTGAAGAACAAAATTCCACTGAACCGAATCAAACGCCTTCGAAATATCGATCTTCATCACACATCTAGGCGAGACTCCATCCTTATGATAATCCTTAACCAACTCTGAAGCCAGCAATACATTCTCCAACAATAGTCTCCCTTTAATAAAAGCAGACTGATTTGCAGAGATTATACGCGGAAGAATCCTCTTCAGTCTATTTGCTATGATCTTCGAAACCACCTTGTAGATCACATTGCAACATGCTATTGGTCTGAAATCTCTCATCTCTAATGAGTCAGATTTTTTAGGAACCAAAGCCAGAATAGTTGAGTTCACCCCCTTAGGTAGAAACCCATACCTGAATACTGATTGAACAGATATAATGAAGTCCTGGGATATAATAGACCAGGCTGTCTTGAATAATTCACTTGGATATCCATCAGGACCAGGTGACTTATTAGCTG
This genomic interval from Brassica oleracea var. oleracea cultivar TO1000 chromosome C2, BOL, whole genome shotgun sequence contains the following:
- the LOC106324416 gene encoding transcription factor MYB44-like, with translation MADRIKGPWSPEEDEQLRRLVVKYGPRNWTVISKYIPGRSGKSCRLRWCNQLSPQVDRTSSSRSVSDGGPPVANGLYMSPGSPTGSGVSDSSTIPVLPSVGLFRPVPRAGGPLLGLSIGWVSMGLTQSRLCWVGVG